One window of the Chryseotalea sp. WA131a genome contains the following:
- a CDS encoding DUF2721 domain-containing protein — MELTITTPALLFPTVSLVLLAYTNRFLAVAALIRKLAAQYKDDHNENVADQIKSLKLRVRLIRDMQMLSIFALLLSVVCMFSLFIGEIVLAKYVFSASLLSLMISLGMSLREIMISTHALAIQLKDMGDDLKL; from the coding sequence ATGGAACTAACAATCACTACACCCGCACTACTCTTTCCAACGGTCTCTTTGGTGTTATTAGCTTACACCAATCGATTTTTGGCGGTAGCCGCGTTGATCCGAAAATTGGCGGCACAATACAAAGACGATCATAATGAAAATGTGGCCGATCAAATCAAAAGTTTGAAGTTGCGGGTACGCCTCATCCGCGATATGCAAATGCTCAGCATTTTTGCCTTGCTACTAAGCGTAGTGTGTATGTTTTCACTTTTTATTGGCGAAATAGTTCTCGCGAAATATGTTTTCAGTGCGTCTCTGCTATCGTTGATGATTTCATTGGGGATGTCGCTGCGCGAAATCATGATTTCTACTCATGCGCTTGCCATTCAGTTGAAAGACATGGGGGATGACTTGAAGCTCTAA
- a CDS encoding OmpA family protein, with product MNGIRLVLLGLALLAVGCSVEKKMKNNFKYAKYEKVIKYYKDVVRKQPNNGKANFFVAESYRLSNRLKESESFYAKASGAGIDKDSVKLFYAKSLQANAKYDEAKTVLEALLSGTENEKLKDRVQKEINGLSYLGKLNEKKSYYRVKQMESLNTPFAEYAPAYSNGILYFASSRSNARIYEASGTPFTDLYQVETKGAVPDLNTLKTIQGNINAPNVNTGCITFSPDGKLMVFARGNSGKKKGAEDVDLFLSRFRNGVWTDPIPININTPKYWESTPALSPDGRTLYFSSSRPGGYGGLDLYSAQMDSRGRFGKVKNLGPDINTAGDDTFPYMAENSKLYFSSDGHPGYGMLDLFVVNRANGKTQIENLGQPMNSTSDDFGMYLFKPDRGFFTSNREDGKGDDDIYTFVNDDPNLKVVNYYLQGITYNVRKDSSREILPDTKVSLLDQGGDVMQEFTTGTDGKFLFRVYENENYVLLGDHDGYIVKRQPYTTIGKSVPLESLKELVTNITLDTVLVLDRKAKNIAFILKNIYFAYNMADINQESAKELDRLVQILEDNPDIKIEMGSHTDSVASNSYNIELSQRRAQSTVDYLIRKGIDPKRLTAKGYGEEKPIAHNTNPDGTDNPVGRQKNRRTEFRILEIGPAQKRPDFDEEKYFKEDNDN from the coding sequence ATGAATGGTATAAGACTGGTTTTATTAGGATTGGCGCTGTTGGCAGTTGGGTGCAGCGTGGAGAAAAAGATGAAAAACAACTTCAAGTATGCCAAATACGAGAAGGTGATCAAATATTATAAAGATGTCGTGCGCAAGCAGCCCAACAATGGCAAGGCCAACTTTTTTGTGGCAGAGTCCTATCGCCTTTCCAATCGCTTAAAAGAATCAGAATCCTTTTATGCCAAGGCAAGCGGTGCGGGCATCGATAAAGATTCGGTAAAATTGTTTTATGCCAAATCTTTGCAAGCCAACGCCAAGTATGACGAAGCCAAAACTGTACTGGAAGCCTTGCTAAGCGGCACTGAAAATGAAAAACTGAAGGACCGCGTTCAAAAAGAAATCAACGGATTGTCTTATTTGGGAAAACTGAACGAAAAGAAAAGTTATTACCGGGTAAAGCAAATGGAGTCGCTGAATACACCCTTTGCCGAATATGCGCCTGCTTACTCCAATGGTATTCTATATTTTGCTTCTTCCCGCAGCAATGCCCGCATTTACGAGGCATCGGGCACACCGTTTACAGATCTGTATCAAGTAGAGACCAAAGGAGCAGTGCCTGATTTAAATACTTTAAAAACCATTCAGGGAAATATCAATGCCCCGAATGTGAATACAGGTTGCATCACCTTTTCTCCTGATGGTAAATTGATGGTTTTTGCAAGAGGCAATTCAGGAAAGAAAAAAGGAGCTGAAGATGTTGACTTGTTTTTATCGCGGTTTAGAAATGGCGTTTGGACAGATCCTATTCCGATCAACATCAATACACCAAAATATTGGGAATCTACACCGGCCCTTAGCCCCGATGGCAGAACATTGTACTTCTCCTCTAGCAGGCCTGGCGGTTATGGTGGATTGGATTTGTACTCCGCGCAAATGGATAGTCGTGGGCGTTTTGGAAAAGTAAAAAACCTTGGCCCTGACATTAACACGGCTGGCGATGATACCTTCCCTTACATGGCCGAAAACAGCAAACTTTATTTTTCTTCGGATGGCCACCCAGGCTATGGTATGTTAGATCTGTTTGTGGTGAACCGCGCTAATGGTAAAACGCAAATTGAAAATCTTGGTCAACCCATGAATTCCACCAGCGATGATTTTGGCATGTACCTCTTTAAACCCGATCGTGGCTTTTTCACCTCCAATCGCGAAGATGGAAAAGGGGATGATGACATATATACGTTTGTGAACGATGATCCAAATTTGAAAGTAGTCAATTACTATTTGCAAGGAATCACTTACAATGTTCGCAAAGACAGCTCACGCGAAATTTTGCCCGATACAAAAGTTTCGTTGCTTGACCAAGGTGGCGATGTGATGCAAGAATTTACCACCGGCACGGATGGAAAATTTTTGTTCCGCGTGTATGAAAACGAAAACTATGTGTTGTTGGGCGATCACGATGGATATATTGTAAAGCGACAGCCCTATACGACCATCGGTAAATCTGTTCCGTTGGAGTCATTGAAAGAACTTGTAACCAATATTACACTCGATACTGTTTTGGTATTGGATAGAAAGGCAAAAAACATTGCGTTCATATTGAAGAATATTTATTTCGCATACAATATGGCTGACATCAATCAGGAATCAGCGAAAGAGCTTGATAGACTAGTTCAAATTTTAGAAGATAACCCAGATATCAAAATTGAAATGGGTTCACACACAGATAGTGTAGCTTCTAACTCTTACAATATTGAACTTTCGCAACGAAGAGCACAATCAACCGTAGATTACTTGATCCGCAAAGGCATAGACCCCAAACGATTGACTGCCAAGGGGTATGGAGAAGAAAAGCCCATCGCGCATAACACCAATCCGGATGGCACCGATAACCCTGTTGGCCGACAAAAAAACAGACGTACCGAATTTCGCATTTTAGAAATAGGCCCCGCACAAAAGCGCCCTGACTTTGATGAGGAAAAATATTTTAAGGAGGACAATGATAACTAG
- a CDS encoding phosphoribosylformylglycinamidine cyclo-ligase, giving the protein MTDRYNQRGVSASKEDVHQAIQKLDKGLFPKAFCKIVPDLLANDPAYCTVMHADGAGTKSSLAYLYWKETGDLSVWKGIAQDAIIMNVDDLLCVGATGPILLSSTLGRNKNKIPGEVISTLINGTEEVLAMLRSHGMDIISTGGETADVGDLVRTIIVDSTVVARMKRSDVIDNKNIQAGDVIVGLASYGQATYESEYNGGMGSNGLTSARHDVFAKEYAQKFPESIDPAVPLDLIYAGKYQLTDKLNNSPSGSPLDVGKLVLSPTRTYAPVMVKVLNELRNHIHGIVHCSGGAQTKILHFVDYLHVIKDNLFEIPPLFKLIHEVSGTDLKEMYQVFNMGHRMEIYLPQKFAQPIIDIAQSFGIEAKIIGRVEASEKKQVTIKTEAGEFIYN; this is encoded by the coding sequence ATGACTGACCGCTACAACCAAAGAGGTGTTTCTGCTTCCAAAGAAGATGTGCATCAAGCCATCCAAAAATTAGACAAAGGACTTTTTCCAAAAGCATTTTGCAAAATCGTGCCAGACTTGCTGGCGAATGACCCGGCCTATTGCACGGTGATGCATGCCGATGGCGCGGGAACAAAATCTTCGTTGGCTTATCTCTATTGGAAAGAAACGGGCGACTTATCAGTATGGAAAGGAATTGCGCAAGATGCCATCATCATGAACGTGGATGATTTGCTTTGCGTTGGGGCTACAGGCCCTATCTTGCTTTCATCTACCCTTGGCCGCAATAAAAATAAAATCCCGGGTGAGGTCATCAGCACCCTCATCAACGGCACAGAAGAAGTGTTGGCCATGCTACGTAGTCATGGCATGGACATCATCAGCACCGGTGGTGAAACGGCCGATGTGGGCGACTTGGTAAGAACCATTATTGTGGATAGCACCGTGGTGGCACGCATGAAGCGATCTGATGTGATTGACAACAAAAATATTCAAGCGGGTGATGTAATTGTAGGGCTCGCCTCTTATGGTCAAGCAACATATGAAAGCGAATACAACGGGGGCATGGGCAGCAACGGACTTACCTCTGCACGGCACGATGTTTTTGCAAAAGAATACGCCCAAAAATTTCCTGAGTCGATTGACCCGGCCGTTCCGCTTGATTTGATTTACGCAGGCAAATATCAATTGACGGACAAACTTAATAACTCACCTTCTGGCTCGCCTTTGGATGTAGGTAAGCTAGTGCTATCGCCTACACGCACCTATGCGCCTGTGATGGTAAAGGTATTGAACGAACTGCGAAATCATATTCATGGAATTGTGCATTGCAGTGGTGGTGCTCAAACAAAGATTTTACACTTTGTAGATTACCTGCATGTAATTAAAGACAACTTGTTTGAAATTCCACCTTTGTTCAAACTGATTCACGAGGTAAGTGGAACGGATTTAAAAGAGATGTACCAAGTCTTCAATATGGGCCACCGTATGGAGATTTATTTGCCGCAAAAGTTTGCGCAGCCGATCATCGATATTGCTCAATCATTTGGTATTGAAGCAAAAATTATTGGCAGGGTTGAAGCCTCAGAGAAAAAACAAGTGACGATAAAAACGGAGGCAGGGGAATTTATTTACAATTGA